A single window of Leptolyngbya ohadii IS1 DNA harbors:
- the drmB gene encoding DUF1998 domain-containing protein, whose product MKAKNKRPPAGEIRQSQIISTFGPGAMVDLPKHSVLIGGLNHWRGDRRRIYEDRLAGRVCELLGVNQIAMYAPPVDEQDPRAARSGITSFVFPTWFLAQVDQVWRTGNERIYRTRPLLPWGSLVKGQYLTLERKKVPVVPVRFVQACVNGHISDIDWYQFVHYKSPNQKCRGQLWLDEGGSGNDFADIFVRCEACKARRPLADATVPNGKVLGECAGHRPWLGPAAQESCVSQTTGKPESNRLLVRSASNAYFAQVLSVISLPDSDEALRTAVNQVYEDFLQFAEDIGDIKRDRKKQKVAVALEGFSDEAVWAEVKRRQSGSSEKPKSIKQVEIETLLSQPDEVGEDVPDGDFYARTRSLKGLSPLLADKIDRIVLVHRLREVIAQIGFTRFEAAMPDIDGELALDVRRAALDIDPSWVPAVENKGEGVFISFKKEAIDNWLRRDAVQKRGRNLYRGFDEWRNQRGIDPDKAKFPGLPYVMLHSLSHLLITAVSLECGYAASSIRERIYTGESGYGILLYTGTPGSEGTLGGLVQVGERIEYHLMNALEIGKLCSNDPVCAQHQPNNPQEDRFLHGAACHGCLLIAEPSCERRNEFLDRALVTSTVEGLGAEFFEAGEL is encoded by the coding sequence GTGAAAGCGAAGAATAAACGACCTCCTGCCGGAGAAATTCGCCAAAGTCAAATCATTTCCACCTTCGGACCCGGCGCAATGGTGGATTTGCCCAAACACTCTGTCCTCATTGGCGGGTTGAATCATTGGCGGGGCGATCGTCGCCGCATTTACGAGGATCGGCTAGCAGGACGAGTTTGTGAACTGCTGGGCGTGAATCAGATTGCCATGTATGCGCCACCCGTAGACGAACAAGATCCCAGAGCAGCACGGAGTGGGATTACCTCGTTTGTGTTTCCCACCTGGTTTCTGGCGCAGGTTGATCAGGTTTGGCGAACTGGAAACGAGCGAATCTATCGAACCCGTCCGCTGTTGCCGTGGGGCAGCCTGGTCAAAGGGCAGTACCTGACGCTGGAGCGGAAAAAGGTGCCTGTCGTCCCAGTGCGATTCGTGCAAGCCTGCGTGAATGGGCATATCAGCGATATTGACTGGTATCAGTTTGTTCACTATAAATCCCCCAATCAGAAGTGCCGGGGGCAACTCTGGTTAGATGAAGGCGGTTCCGGCAATGATTTCGCAGACATCTTTGTGCGCTGTGAAGCCTGCAAAGCGCGTCGCCCCTTAGCTGATGCCACCGTTCCCAATGGCAAAGTTCTGGGTGAGTGTGCCGGACATCGCCCCTGGCTTGGACCTGCGGCGCAAGAATCCTGTGTCTCTCAAACCACAGGAAAGCCGGAGTCCAATCGTTTGCTGGTACGGTCTGCCAGCAATGCATACTTTGCTCAAGTGTTAAGCGTCATCTCATTGCCAGACTCAGACGAAGCGTTGCGAACCGCCGTGAATCAGGTGTATGAGGATTTTCTGCAATTTGCCGAAGATATTGGCGATATTAAGCGCGATCGCAAGAAACAAAAGGTGGCGGTTGCGCTAGAAGGCTTTAGCGATGAAGCGGTCTGGGCAGAAGTCAAGCGGCGTCAAAGCGGTTCTTCTGAAAAGCCCAAAAGCATCAAGCAAGTTGAAATTGAGACCCTGCTTTCCCAGCCCGATGAAGTGGGGGAAGACGTACCGGACGGGGACTTTTATGCTCGGACTCGCTCGCTGAAGGGACTTAGCCCCCTCCTGGCTGACAAAATCGATCGCATTGTCTTGGTGCATCGGTTACGCGAAGTGATTGCCCAAATTGGGTTTACCCGCTTTGAAGCAGCAATGCCAGATATTGATGGGGAATTGGCTCTGGACGTTCGCCGCGCTGCCCTCGATATCGATCCATCCTGGGTGCCTGCGGTGGAGAACAAGGGGGAGGGAGTCTTTATTTCGTTTAAGAAAGAGGCGATCGACAACTGGCTCAGACGGGATGCGGTACAGAAGCGAGGTCGCAACCTTTATCGAGGTTTTGATGAATGGCGCAATCAGCGAGGAATTGATCCAGACAAGGCAAAATTTCCGGGGCTGCCCTATGTCATGCTGCACTCGCTGTCGCATTTGTTAATTACTGCGGTCTCTCTCGAATGCGGATATGCGGCAAGTTCGATTCGAGAACGAATCTACACCGGGGAATCCGGCTACGGCATTCTGCTTTACACAGGAACTCCAGGATCAGAGGGAACGCTGGGCGGTTTAGTCCAGGTAGGGGAACGAATTGAATATCACCTGATGAATGCTCTGGAAATCGGCAAGCTCTGCTCCAATGATCCGGTGTGTGCTCAGCACCAGCCCAATAACCCCCAAGAAGATCGCTTCCTGCATGGGGCTGCCTGCCACGGCTGTCTACTGATTGCAGAACCTTCCTGCGAACGCCGCAATGAATTTCTCGATCGGGCACTGGTAACGAGCACCGTCGAAGGTTTGGGGGCAGAGTTTTTCGAGGCTGGAGAACTGTAA
- the drmA gene encoding DISARM system helicase DrmA: MSSTTPADVRSHLIDALQLDLVGPSPNDEIHAEEIIPQPPSKWYLTGFLVPFDAPLEVRSDDTGNDELDTVSRVSAGDDDTTPDRASARKSFFPSSMGLSLLVADHTSSLHVTVTWGDYKPFSSEKLPEEESQNTLRVGTWQRSPRYAELTLPIEDSDTPVEFDIPDSKGLKLIVSVRPVSSAELVPPGTRSVSVFLVNHRCPAPNKAADAAHAFQTRLVIQTEESFVPRPDLRGSNGEDWDERVADLQYRDDYEFAVGHNVSAIAQVEPGGICHQVWTAWIPTADVEKVIPTKVDHVELQMERLAAAPTPAALRNLLDPLVDAYAEWITTQRKNAPKSPKHRADTANDLLNQAIIANQRIAAGLQAMSDPQVFDAFRIANRAVATAIRQRLTHDKPEVIPESLPAPQWRPFQLAFLLMNIVGIANPEQRDRELVDLLFFPTGGGKTEAYLGLAAFTLVLRRLRHPGIHSAGLSVLMRYTLRLLTLDQLGRAATLICALELERQNDIEKLGKHPFEIGLWVGQAATPNRMGKKGDNDENSARSRTIAYQNSPNQKPSPIPLENCPWCGSRFTRDSFQLLPTPDQPTELRVACVNRKRRSDGKPQCSFTGNQPIPILAVDNQIYRRLPCFMIATVDKFASLPWVGETGGLFGKVERYDKDGFYGPCQPRRGQPLGQPLPPPDLIIQDELHLISGPLGTMVGLYETAIDALSTQKGESKLIRPKIVASTATVRRATKQIRALFGRDAVDVFPPPGPDRRDSFFAKTVPATEKNARTYVGIAAQGRSLKVVLLRTYLALLGAAQKDWERAGGGKSLNNPADPYMTLLGYFNSLRELGGSRRIVEDEVNARLTEYSQRKRLSEAEGCFADRKIRDVPLELTSRVSTNEVADTKRRLALPFQDNGHVDVTLATNMISVGLDITRLGLMVVLGQPKTAAEYIQATSRVGRDENRPGLVVTLLNVHRPRDRSHYERFQAWHTTFYRAVEATSVTPFSPRAIDRGIAAITVALARLGDRRMTAPNRAIEILEHRKDLEGVADVIAQRVEMHDKELDAVKAEAERQKVRGRVVSLLDTWEHIASQKTMLQYQQEVGQAPPLLFDPLDPELEKKPPEARKFKAQRSLRDVEQTVNLWVRNPDGFEIEEDE, from the coding sequence ATGTCATCTACGACTCCCGCTGACGTTCGCTCACACCTGATCGATGCCCTTCAACTTGATCTCGTTGGTCCGTCGCCCAATGACGAGATTCACGCCGAAGAAATCATTCCCCAGCCGCCCTCCAAGTGGTACCTCACTGGATTTCTAGTGCCCTTTGACGCACCCCTCGAAGTGCGATCGGATGACACGGGCAACGATGAACTGGATACCGTCAGTCGAGTGAGTGCAGGCGACGATGACACCACACCGGATCGCGCCTCTGCCCGCAAAAGCTTCTTTCCTTCTTCAATGGGCTTGAGCCTGTTAGTTGCTGACCATACTTCTTCCCTGCACGTCACTGTCACCTGGGGCGACTACAAACCCTTCTCTAGCGAGAAGCTACCTGAAGAAGAATCCCAGAATACGCTGAGAGTTGGCACCTGGCAGCGATCGCCCCGCTACGCAGAACTCACCCTCCCCATCGAGGATAGCGATACACCTGTCGAATTCGATATCCCAGACAGCAAAGGACTGAAGTTAATCGTTTCAGTTCGCCCAGTTTCTTCAGCAGAATTGGTGCCACCCGGCACACGCTCCGTTTCCGTTTTCCTGGTCAACCATCGTTGTCCGGCTCCCAATAAAGCGGCTGATGCCGCCCACGCCTTCCAAACCCGTCTGGTGATTCAGACAGAAGAGTCCTTTGTCCCCCGTCCCGATCTGCGCGGCAGCAACGGCGAGGATTGGGATGAGCGAGTTGCAGACCTGCAATATCGAGATGACTATGAATTCGCAGTCGGGCACAACGTTTCGGCGATCGCCCAGGTCGAACCGGGCGGCATTTGTCATCAGGTTTGGACTGCCTGGATACCCACAGCCGATGTCGAGAAGGTCATTCCCACCAAAGTTGACCACGTTGAATTGCAAATGGAGCGTCTGGCTGCGGCTCCAACTCCTGCGGCATTACGCAATCTCCTTGATCCCCTGGTAGACGCCTATGCAGAATGGATTACTACCCAGCGAAAAAACGCGCCTAAAAGTCCGAAGCACCGCGCAGATACGGCAAACGATTTGCTGAACCAGGCAATTATTGCTAATCAGCGAATTGCGGCTGGGCTGCAAGCTATGAGTGACCCACAGGTCTTCGATGCATTTCGGATCGCCAATCGCGCCGTCGCCACCGCCATTCGCCAGCGTCTCACCCACGACAAACCCGAAGTCATACCAGAATCACTGCCCGCTCCCCAATGGCGACCTTTCCAGTTAGCATTCCTGCTAATGAATATTGTGGGCATCGCCAATCCCGAACAGCGCGACCGCGAACTGGTGGATCTGCTCTTCTTCCCCACAGGCGGCGGTAAAACCGAGGCATACCTGGGACTAGCGGCTTTTACCCTGGTACTGCGACGGCTGCGTCATCCCGGAATCCACTCAGCAGGCTTGAGTGTCCTCATGCGCTATACCCTGCGCCTGCTCACGCTCGATCAGTTGGGACGGGCAGCTACCCTGATCTGCGCCCTGGAACTAGAACGACAAAACGACATCGAAAAATTAGGTAAACATCCGTTTGAAATTGGATTATGGGTCGGTCAGGCAGCAACCCCAAACCGGATGGGCAAAAAAGGCGATAACGATGAAAACAGTGCCCGCTCAAGGACGATCGCTTATCAGAATAGCCCCAACCAGAAACCGTCCCCCATCCCCCTGGAAAACTGCCCCTGGTGCGGTTCCCGCTTCACTCGTGATTCCTTCCAACTCCTGCCTACTCCCGATCAGCCCACTGAACTCCGGGTTGCCTGCGTGAACCGTAAACGGCGATCGGACGGGAAACCGCAATGCTCTTTCACGGGCAACCAACCAATCCCCATTCTGGCAGTAGATAACCAGATCTATCGCCGACTGCCTTGCTTCATGATTGCCACCGTCGATAAGTTTGCCAGCCTGCCCTGGGTAGGGGAAACAGGAGGGTTGTTTGGCAAAGTGGAACGCTACGACAAAGACGGCTTCTACGGACCCTGTCAGCCCAGACGAGGACAGCCCTTAGGTCAACCCCTTCCCCCGCCCGATCTGATCATTCAAGACGAGCTTCACTTGATTTCAGGACCGCTCGGCACAATGGTGGGTCTATACGAAACCGCGATCGATGCCCTGTCTACTCAGAAGGGAGAGAGCAAACTCATTCGCCCCAAAATCGTGGCATCCACCGCTACTGTCCGACGTGCCACTAAACAAATTCGCGCCCTGTTCGGTCGAGATGCCGTCGATGTGTTCCCGCCCCCCGGACCCGATCGCCGCGATTCCTTCTTTGCCAAAACCGTTCCTGCAACCGAGAAAAATGCCCGTACCTATGTTGGCATTGCGGCTCAGGGGCGCAGCTTAAAAGTCGTCCTGCTGCGAACCTACTTAGCACTGTTAGGAGCCGCCCAAAAAGATTGGGAACGGGCAGGCGGCGGCAAAAGTCTCAATAACCCCGCCGATCCCTACATGACCCTTCTGGGCTATTTCAACTCTTTGCGAGAACTGGGAGGAAGCCGCCGTATTGTTGAGGATGAGGTCAATGCTCGCTTAACCGAGTACAGTCAGCGGAAACGGCTCTCAGAAGCAGAAGGCTGTTTCGCCGATCGCAAAATTAGGGATGTCCCACTGGAGTTAACCTCTCGCGTTAGCACCAACGAAGTAGCAGATACCAAACGTCGTCTGGCACTACCCTTCCAGGACAACGGGCACGTCGATGTCACCCTGGCAACGAACATGATCTCGGTGGGTCTGGATATCACACGCCTGGGACTGATGGTGGTGCTGGGACAGCCCAAGACGGCAGCGGAGTATATTCAGGCAACCAGCCGAGTCGGTCGGGATGAAAATCGTCCCGGTTTAGTCGTCACCCTCCTGAATGTTCATCGTCCCCGCGATCGCTCCCACTACGAGCGTTTCCAGGCATGGCATACCACCTTCTATCGGGCAGTGGAAGCAACGAGCGTCACCCCCTTTTCACCTCGCGCCATTGACCGGGGCATTGCTGCGATTACCGTTGCTCTGGCACGGCTGGGCGATCGTCGGATGACAGCTCCAAACCGGGCGATCGAAATTCTAGAACACCGGAAGGATTTGGAAGGCGTTGCCGATGTGATTGCTCAACGAGTGGAAATGCACGACAAAGAACTCGATGCCGTAAAAGCAGAAGCGGAGCGGCAAAAGGTGAGAGGACGAGTCGTCAGTCTCCTTGATACCTGGGAACACATCGCCAGCCAGAAAACAATGCTTCAGTACCAGCAGGAAGTTGGACAAGCACCCCCCCTGTTGTTTGATCCCCTCGATCCGGAGCTAGAGAAAAAGCCGCCAGAAGCCCGAAAATTCAAGGCACAGCGCAGCCTGCGGGATGTGGAGCAAACCGTCAACCTTTGGGTACGAAATCCTGATGGCTTTGAAATTGAGGAGGACGAATAG